One stretch of Armigeres subalbatus isolate Guangzhou_Male chromosome 2, GZ_Asu_2, whole genome shotgun sequence DNA includes these proteins:
- the LOC134216672 gene encoding reticulon-4-interacting protein 1 homolog, mitochondrial-like, translating to MLAQKWIYLVSQQLGHGFRGMATVSAGATNRKLRPLSKMLGWQIHSYGGLEEVEFSENLKMPVLTSPNQLLVKVMASSVNPIDVAMIKGYGAAILNAMRCKSSIEFPLTLGRDFCGEIVQKGMGVSSRDLDIGDEVWGVCPLHQQGSHAEYVVVERYCLSKKPQNLSKIDASAVLYAGLTAWSGLYLTGHLGNLLGAISPVGGGRGKKVLVLGSAGGVGTLAVQMLLAEGVEVYATCSTDAVDMIKNLGVDYVLDYNDPEHVKQLSSAGKFDIILDCAGKGTDYATIVPWRFEQYITFNSPVLKNIDDNGFATGMYQNALSIVRNNLTSISAQNGLVKWGYFAPAPQGIAYLQNLVEKGKLLPIIEKVFPFDQTADAYARVDEKHLRGKIVIDYN from the exons ATGTTAGCTCAAAAATGGATCTATCTTGTTAGTCAACAACTCGGCCACGGTTTCCGTGGTATGGCAACCGTTTCGGCAGGCGCTACAAATCGGAAGCTTCGTCCGCTGAGCAAAATGTTGGGATGGCAGATTCACTCCTACGGCGGACTGGAAGAAGTTGAGTTCAGTGAAAACCTTAAGATGCCCGTTCTGACATCACCGAATCAACTGCTCGTTAAAGTGATGGCCTCTTCCGTGAATCCAATCGATGTGGCAATGATCA AGGGCTACGGAGCTGCAATATTAAATGCAATGCGTTGCAAAAGCAGCATAGAATTTCCCTTAACGTTAGGTCGGGACTTTTGTGGAGAAATCGTACAAAAAGGCATGGGAGTTTCCAGCCGAGATTTGGACATCGGCGATGAAGTGTGGGGAGTGTGTCCCTTGCATCAGCAGGGCTCTCATGCAGAGTACGTTGTCGTCGAACGGTATTGT CTATCAAAAAAACCGCAAAACCTTAGCAAAATCGATGCCAGTGCTGTGTTGTATGCTGGACTGACCGCGTGGTCTGGATTATATCTTACCGGCCATCTGGGAAACTTGCTTGGTGCCATATCACCAGTCGGTGGCGGACGAGGCAAAAAGGTGCTAGTGCTAGGTTCTGCGGGCGGTGTGGGGACGCTGGCCGTCCAAATGCTTCTGGCCGAAGGTGTAGAAGTGTATGCAACGTGTTCAACGGATGCGGTAGATATGATTAAAAACTTGGGCGTTGATTACGTCTTAGACTATAACGACCCTGAACATGTGAAACAACTATCAAGTGCTGGAAA ATTTGATATCATCCTGGATTGTGCTGGTAAGGGAACTGACTATGCCACCATCGTACCGTGGAGGTTCGAACAGTACATCACATTCAACTCACCCGTGTTGAAAAACATTGATGACAACGGATTTGCCACCGGAATGTACCAGAACGCTCTGAGCATTGTGCGTAACAACTTGACGTCCATCAGTGCCCAAAACGGACTGGTGAAGTGGGGATATTTTGCCCCTGCCCCGCAAGGTATTGCATATCTGCAGAATCTGGTGGAGAAGGGAAAGCTGCTTCCCATTATTGAGAAGGTGTTCCCGTTTGATCAAACTGCTGATGCGTATGCGCGTGTGGATGAAAAACATCTCAGAGGGAAGATTGTGATAGATTATAACTGA